One Osmia lignaria lignaria isolate PbOS001 chromosome 4, iyOsmLign1, whole genome shotgun sequence genomic window, ATTGTCATCAAAGATTTATGTTATAATAATTCATACCATTTTCTAATGTTATCTgatatttaacaacaaaattattttagaatggCACTAACGTTATAAGCAGGATACATTAACTTTTCGAAATCAAAATTCTCCTGCAGcagaatctgaaaaatatatacacatattgTATTAGATTAATCCTGTAACAAATATCGTATGTCGTTCACATTATTTACAGTATTCTAAAGGTCAcgtatattatttcatttctctttcAGTAATCTTCGATAAAATTGGTGTAGCATGACAAGTTGAAGATTGATTAAACTTCCCAAAACTATTTAAGatgttctaaaattaaaaatttcgtgACTTTTAGATAAATTCATCTATAACCCTCATTTAATGACGAGTACATCAGAAACTGTATCCAGATTGTTATATGTAATCGTAATAAAGTCTGACTAATAGTATAAGACTTCTTGTTTCTTCATCTTCAGGTGATGGTGACCAACGTAACATCCCTGCTGAAGACAGTAAAAGCTGTGGAAGATGAGCACACGCGAGGGACCAGAGCCCTGGAATCCACCATCGAAGCCATAGCCCAGGAAATCCGTGCTCTGAACACTTCAGAATGCCAAAGGCTCAATGTAACCCCTGAAGATCTTGTCCGTTGCACGAAGAGCATCACCATCTCAACTGCAAAAGCAGTGGCTGCTGGGAATAGTTGCAAGCAAGATGACATAATTGCAGCTGCTAATATGGGACGAAAGGCTATCAGTGACATGTTAACGATTTGCAAAGGAGCAGCCTTGAATTGTGCTGAAACAGCTGAACTGAGAGACAGGACTCTTCAGGCTGGCCACGATGTTGCAATTAATTATAGAGAACTGTTGCAAGCTATCCTGCAAATCTCTTCAAGATCTGGTGATGCGAAGCACATGTTGCCACCTATTTCTAGAAAGATTGCTCAGAGTGTAACAGAGTTGGTAGCTGTGGCTGAGTTGTTGAAGGGTAATGACTGGGTGGACCCTGATGACCCAACGGTGATCGCTGAGAACGAGTTGCTGGGTGCTGCTGCCAGTATTGATGCTGCTGCTAAGAAGCTTGCTAGTTTGAGACCAAGGAGAAGCATACAGGTGAGTTATCAAGGGACAATTGGATTTAACATCTTAAAATTTTGAGACTTTCACGACTTGAATCGTCACACTTAAGTATCAATGGGAACTTGATCTGATTTCTGTAAGATATGTTTGATATTCTTGGTTGTTTTATAAATAATCGACCAGGAATCAAACATATTATTACGGCGGTCAGGAAAATCAACAGATTTTCATGGTGAGATTTATATGAATAAATTGGCTACAACTACAAAGCAAGGAACCAGCTATATACTGTTTATCTAATTATTTGTATCGATTATACATCAAACAATCAAGATCATTAAATCCACTTTCTCATTTTCCAGGAAGCTAACGAAGACATGAACTTCGATGAAATGATCCTGGAAGCAGCAAAATCAATCGCAGCAGCAACCTCAGCGCTGATAAAGGCAGCAAGCGCTGCTCAGAGAGAGTTGATAGCGACCGGAAAGGTATCTCGAACACCTCTGACCAGTTCAGATGACGGCCAGTGGTCCGAAGGCTTAATATCTGCCGCAAGAATGGTGGCAGCAGCAACACACAGCCTCGTAGAGTCAGCAAATGCGTTGGTCCAAGGCGTAAGTTCAGAAGAAAAACTGATTTCCAGTGCTAAACAAGTAGCTAGCAGCACAGCCCAGCTGCTGGTTGCTTGCAAAGTGAAGGCAGACCCTGATAGCGACAGCACAAAGAGATTACAAGCTGCTGGCAATGCTGTGAAACGCGCCACGGATAACCTGGTGCGAGCTGCACAGCAAGCTATCCAACAGGAGGAAGATAGATCTTTGATCCTCAATCGCAGAATGGTGGGTGGAATCGCGCAGGAGATAAACGCCAGGTCAGAAGTCCTTCGTATCGAAAGGGAACTTGAGGAAGCTAGAGGAAGATTGACAGCAATTCGGCAGGCGAAGTATAAGAATCGTCCAGACCTGGCTACTACTGATACTGAAGCTGAACAAAGTGGCTACGAGAGCTATTCAAGCAGGTAtgaattcaaaatttaatttttgatatggATCCTCTAATCATTTCTATTTTCTCATTCCACTGAATCTTAAGGATAGTACATTCACCATGTCTAACTACTTAATTTTGCTCCTAGAGTTATAATCTTACCACGATATAGTAAAGtcttaatttttttgttataaacaaagcTGAATTATCTTCCCCACTATGTCGCAGCaatctattttattattgttccaATCCGTAATTCCATCATCCATAAGCCAGAATCCTCAATTTCCCTAATATGCAACATTAACCACATTGACAATAGCAGGCAGAACTTGGTCAGCCCCGAGAAAGTCTACTCCACCCAGAGCACCTTGGAGAGGAAGATGAAGGACAGCCAATACAGGTCCAGCATGGAGAACCAATATGGATCATTTGACAGAAAATACAGTATGGAGAATCAGTATGATAAACGATATGGTACAGAGAGTCCATACATTACATCTGACAAAAGGATTGGCATGGATGGTGCAGCCAGCCAATACAGTACTTTAAAGAGCTATGACATGGTGGACAGGTTCTCTGGACACAGTCCCATGAGCACTTTCAAGTCCGAAAAACAAAGTTTTAGTGCTGTCCCACAAAATCAGTCTTTCAGAAACGTGGAGTCCAAATTGATACCTGGTGGACGAATGGAGACAATCACAACGAAGATGTACACGTCCACTCCTGGCAAGACCAGCAGCTCTAACTTTGAGTCCTCAGAGGAGACCAAAGAGTTTGCTACCTCTGGTAACGAGCTGTCCACTTTCAAAGCTATTGACAATGACAGTCTTGAAGAACGCCTGACGAAACAATCGATGATGCATAAGGTCACTGAGAAGAAAACTGTAACCATGACAATGTCTAGCAGACAGGAGTCGAACACCAAGACATTCCGGTTCGAGGAGAAGTAAGTGAATGTTGAAGAAGAATGTTCCTGCTGAAGGAACCGCATACACGTTGTCCTTTATTGCACAAATAGCCTATGGGGCTTCTGGTTGGGTATTTTTAATGTAAGAAAGCTGCCCAACTAATGGAAAGTAGTTGTTACATGTATTTTCGTACAAGCTATGGTAATCAGGTAATGTGTAATTAATTAACCTAAAAAAGGTAAACAGGGGAATGTTTAGAACTGAAGGTTATGCTCTTGCTTgagacttttaattaaattttattgaataatgttAACAGGGTTACTATTTGTTGATTCGAAAGGTTAATTgtgtatatttaaaattaaatttaatttgtatgaATCTTCTTCCTTCAAAACTGTGACATCTAAATATAATGGAAGAATTCTTTTAAAGAGGAAATTGGGACAATTCATCTACTTGAAATGACTGAAATAAGGTTCAAGAGACAAGTTTTGAACATTCCTTGATCATGGATCTAGAAATGGTCATAAAACAGAATTAGAAGATATTGTAAAAGGGTAGCTGAACATTACCGATGTAACAGACTATTTCGCATTtgatagtaataattattaaaaattgtacggATCCCGTTAACAAAGCTATTCATGCTTTTCACTTTGATTggataaaattaaacaaaatggAAACAACTATGCCATCAATGTCAAAATTACCTTACTAAGCGGAAACGTATGATTAGGTCAATTAAAAAGGATATTCCTCGTAAGTACAAGTATTAACAAGATAATCAGTTCGATGTGTTAATCtaattttcaaatcaattttATATGGAGAATCTTTAGAATCATGATATTACTGTCACCCCATGCACAACAAATTCGTCCCAAATGCATAGAAGAATATATTCTAACGCCTTTGtacgataattttattatagcGAAGAAGATAGAAGTGTCCTTAGATAGAGATAACTATGTGCTTTCAAAATTAGACTTCTTAAGAATAATTATCGTCTCTTAAAGATGGACAATAACCGTCCCCTTTGCGAATTGATTAATTCAATGTAATAATCGCAATTATACgcgttcttttaatatttttccactgacaatttaaaaatgtttgataTAGTATTACATTTTCGTCTTTTGGACAAACTTTTTCTAAAGAAACTACAAGTTTTAGACTTATAGAATCAACaacattctttaaaaaattttattcaattgttTGTTACACCTTTCAAAGGAATTGCAAGTAATTAAATTGTTCATATGTGTCGTCTTCACCCTGAAAGCATCGTGCGCCGCAGATACATGGTACACGTGATTTTTAATTTAGCTCTAATTTATCTTAACTTTAAGTTTAAGACCACGGATTGACAAGAGAAGCaacatatcattttattttattaactttccGACACCGTGCGGCCTGCTCCCACGGTGGTGTCTTCGACCCCcctttttaacatttttcccTTTATTTCCCCGGgattaacattaatttttaagtgcatctttttattctttctgttgcttatacttttttcttttattacccGCTGTTTATACCATTCGTCATTCGCGGTGGCTCGTTTTCGATGACTTTTTAATTGATCGTTCAGTCATTAACCTCTTTCCATCAAGATTGCCcagttttatataaaaatattcagtaAATAAAGAAAACCATGTATCtggaataatttcaaaatagttTTTGTTCTAAATGAGCCATTTTAAAAAGTGCTGTATAAGAGGCTAATAATTGGACAGAATTATTCCAAGTGATCAATTAGTACAATTATCATTAGTCTTTCGAGGGTAGACGAATTGTAAATAGGTGTTAgatattttgcataaaatttTCGATGTTCTTGTATAAAATGCAAAAGGTCAtttaggaaaaaagaaaattattaattaaatgaaaagtgCCTGAGCCAGATGAGCTGCCGCTTTTTCACGTATTCGTAGCAAACGTAGGATTTTTGAATATTACCAAAAATCAAATGCTTTACTAATGTTCGATAGTGTAATTaagtaaaaagaattttttaaaagtgtACTTCCCTTTATGGGAGAGAAATTGCTTGATAATTCGAAGAgacacaatttttttattgtctaGGCTCTTCTAAGGGGATgcagatatacagggtgttacagAATTAGGGATAAGATTAGCATAACACTGATAAAAGAATAGAaataatgtttttaataattcaagaaGAAAACAGTTAATTTATAAACTTTTCATTCTCATTTACTAATTTTACAAACCAATAATTCTGAAACAACCTGTGCATACAATGATCCATACATCTGTTTACGTAATTATATAAAAGggtaacatttatttatttaaaatatacagtAATGATTTAATGATACATAAAACGAATTATTAAAgtgcaaaatataaaaatgaaagtatgTGAACAGATATGTGGGTcacaataaatatataaacaacTGCATTTAGGGTAATATATTTTGAGAACGATCGCCAatcgtgtttttattttatatacgtCTATCTATAGGTGTGTGCCATgatatataaataaagaaaaattatacatGATAATTGTATGATAgattatactatatatataatatatgtcgttaacgtattaaaaaaatgaatatgaTAAAGTGGCAAATACAACGAGAGGATTTTTATAGTTTTTAACACTGTATCATTGTTTTTTTGACAATTCAGATTTATATACAGAATGTTTTTAATCGTTATATTTAGTACAATTGATTAAGCCTTACATGTCTATTATTGTGGAATGTTACAAgttgtaatattatattattatcatattattattattattattattatgagtATTTACGAATACAATTATTAGCCTTAATTACAATTCAGGTAATAAAGAATTTCTAACATTTCGTTGTTACATCATTTGACATGGTGTAATTCTGTTTCTGCGTGAAAATTGTTATTCTTTAAACCTactttttcttcaattatttctcacacaaatattgttttaaataatatgaagtacttTAACAATTCGTGAGATTCGAGGTAGTTAAATAGAATGATGCGATTGTCATACACTAAAAAGTCTTAATTATTTCTCTCTTTGTTAATTTTTAGGGTTCATCTTCTCTCAAAATTTGCGTCTCcttaattttattgtttatttacgGCTTCGTTCAATGCCTTTGCGATGAACCTTGGAAGAACAAAGGCTGCCTTATGCACTTCATCATCATAATATTTCATGTTCATTTGATCCAATTCTTCGTTACTGAAAATGATCTTTGGTTGCTTGAAATTTGTTTCCTGAAATTAATTGAAGCTTAATCGTGTTCATATTAAATACAGTTTAATTAATGTGATACAGGAGGTAATATAGAAAGGGTggctaatattaattaaaatttaatattactcACTGTGCATAATCCACCCAACACGAAACCGATTTGTCCTGTTGGATAAGTTGGCACAGAAACAATGCCATAAGATGCAACCGGAAACACAGATTTACAGTGCTGTAATGTCTGTGTTACATGGTCCAAATTTGCCCATGCGGTTCCTGCTTGGCTGCAAACGATTCCACCAGGTTTCAATGCAGTCTTCATTAAACTAAAGTATGATTCCTGGAATAAACACTCTGCTGGACCTATGATcaaacatatttcattttgcaaaaaggaagtacctgttaattgttaatataaattttaagaataaataaaataaaaatttgcttaCCAACAGGATCACTGCTGTCCGTGATAATAACGTCGAACTCTCCCCTGTGCTGCTTTAAAAACTCGAAACCATCCCCCACGTTAAGGGTGACTTTAGGGTGCATCAACCCTACACCCATCGTCGGTAAGTAAGACTTTGAAACTTCCAGTACCTTCTCGTCAATTTCTACTTGAACGATCCTTTCTACTTGAGGATGTTTTGCAGCTTCGCGAGCAACCCCTCCATCTCCACCCCCAACTATTAAAACCTGCCAGAAACATAATTTAAACAAACGTCACATACCTTGAAGTGGAAAGTACTTAATATTGGtaatataacaaaaatttttagatattttgATACACAATTCTTACTGTTTTTGGGTCTGGATGGCTGCACAGTGGTAAGAAAGCGATCATCTCCTGGTACGAAAATTCATCCCTCTCTGTGGATTGTATGATACCATCTAAAATTAACGCCCTTCCATGTGATTTCCTGTACGTACACAATCAAAACAAGTTCCGCTTAAAATGATGAGACAACTTGCTGGTATTCAGTTCTTTTTTAAGTCTGCATTGATCGTGTCTATAAATATAATCTAAATGGTCTCGTGAATGATAAGCGTTATCCATTTAAACATTTCTAAACGCCATAATTGTGCGTTGCAAGGGCAAATTATctattatagaattttaaaaaaccACGCTTCTTGAACTTTATCCATTCCGCgttcagaaataaaattacagaattttcaaatttctaaggAACCTAGACCACCCTAGAAGAAAAAATCTATCTAGCCCAGTGATGTTATTTTTTCAATGTCATTAAAAACCGAAGTGATTCCTTCGCCTcccatagaaaaagaaaatatgatagGATAATAATTACGTGTCGAGGACCATCACGTCCTGGTACTGCGACCGTTCACGATAAAGTATCCTGTTAACTTGGAGGGACAACGAGACACCTGGCCATAGATCGTTGATTTCACTGAACCAGCCAGGTTTCATCGCGTCCATTTTTCCTGGTGAGTCGAGCTTCTCCCTCGTTTCGCGATTCAACTGAAAGCAGAGACTGCCGGTCGGTTAATCGTGCCCGAGGAAAATAAAAGTGGCAACTTTTTTATGCGGCCAAACATGTTTCCCTGCAACAAGGACCTCCAGTTCCACTCCTTTCGGTGGTTCGCGTACGGGAAAGACATGGCGAAACTCGTTTGTCACTTGTGTATTCGTGTTGATAGCATCCGGTTAGGTACACacgtttcatattttcattttaatacatGTGGAATAATACTATCATTAGATAGATTCTAATTTGGGAAAATGCAAAATTAGAAATATGTAGAAATTTTGAATAGTTTGGGTGACTGACAttaatgaaagaataaaaataaaaaagaaattttatcccCCCATAAGGGAGGAAGAAGGGGGATTTTTTGGATTCTTTGAAGTTTCTTTTCCTAATTGAAATACTCTTACTTTAACGATCTATGTATTATCACGATCATAGTAATGTACCGCGTGCGTAGCGATGAAGagttttaattatagaaattcaGTGAGTAAACAGCTGAGTGAGTTTGAATACCAAATATACGTATAGCACGTGTTTACTCGGTGTTATATCCTCAGAACATACTAATTACAGTGGATCTTTAGAATGAAACTAGATACCATtctagaaattttataaaaagacaTAATTAATTAGTAGCTCATTATGGACAgatttttgatatttaatattacacaaaattttcacaatttaatattaaataattatttgaatttttctattaaatttagaagaaaaaatgaaataagtgTGTCTTGAATTAAATCAgaaaaaaattaagtttcatctaacttaattaaaattaattcattaattttcattacctAAATTGATAGAAATTTTACAATAATCAGAACTTACAATGACAACACGTGGAACATCATCCCCTTAAAATAAATCCAATAATTGCTTAACCAAAATGTTACCAGCacgaatgaatatttttaaagaattaattCAAACGTAATTCGTTCGTTGACATTGAGAAGGGATAGATCGTAGTTGGAAGAAATGTAGGGCAGAGAAGGTGGATGTTTTTAAGGGAAACGTAATTTTTCCGATGGAAAAAGAAGTCAGAGAAACGCGTATACCGTACCGTGAACTGGCGACGAGCCAACGAACAGACCTTCCAAACAGAAGCACGAACAACACTGACGAATGCAAAGTTGACGAGAGTTTACTTGCTAAACGGACGGTGGCCCTTATCGGACCCCGTTACTCTGCTCCCTGATAATGGTAGTTCAACCACGACCAAGATAACGTGCATGTGTTGGATGAGTATTACCGAAATCAAGAACCATGGCTTTGAAAACCCCAAGGAAAATTCGAATtacttcaaaaattgaaatattctgagaaatattaatttgataGTACTAGTATTATTTTTGTATGACttcgtttttttaaataagtgCAACACTGCATTTAAGAAATGCAGATGCACTAAAACTGCATTATCTTACATAAAGTAAATgcacatttttaatattatatcgtACTACTTTTTTACTaagaatatttcaaagaatgaatttatataataaGAAACTTTGCAGTTCCATTAAGAAAGgaagtgcatctgcattttttcggtgcatcgttgcacttacAAGAAAAGTGATATCGTAGAAAACCAGATCTTTGTACTCAAATTTCTCGTACacaacttatttttatttccaaccCAATGCATGATTCAGTTTGTATATATAAGATTTCAAATCATTAAGATCTTTCTAATCACAGAATAATTAAAAGCATCAgaaataatgcaattttttatttttgaacaatCAGATATAATTCAGTGGAAGAGAAATttatattgattataattaattttaaatacttttaattattttttttctaaacataAGATGCAACTGTTGCAATgacttttcttatttaattatgtGAAACATATGTGTTCCATAAATAGATTTTCATCACGTTCTTACG contains:
- the SpdS gene encoding spermidine Synthase, coding for MDAMKPGWFSEINDLWPGVSLSLQVNRILYRERSQYQDVMVLDTKSHGRALILDGIIQSTERDEFSYQEMIAFLPLCSHPDPKTVLIVGGGDGGVAREAAKHPQVERIVQVEIDEKVLEVSKSYLPTMGVGLMHPKVTLNVGDGFEFLKQHRGEFDVIITDSSDPVGPAECLFQESYFSLMKTALKPGGIVCSQAGTAWANLDHVTQTLQHCKSVFPVASYGIVSVPTYPTGQIGFVLGGLCTETNFKQPKIIFSNEELDQMNMKYYDDEVHKAAFVLPRFIAKALNEAVNKQ